CGGCTGATGCCCCAGTCGCGCAGGCGGAACTGGGTGCGCGCCTGGCCGAGCGACTTCTTGCGCAGGGCCACTTCGATGGCGTCGAAGGCGCCCTCGTAGTCCAGGCCGTCGAATTCGCCGGAGTTGATCAGCTGGCCGTGCTCGGCATAGGCGTCCTGCCAGGGGGCCGGGGTCTCGTCGCCGGCGCTGGTGCGCACCACCGGCTGAATCGGCAGCTCGTACTTGTGGGCGAAGGCGAAGTCGCGCTCGTCGTGGGCCGGCACGGCCATGACCGCGCCGTCGCCGTAGTGGATCAGCACGTAGTTGGCGACCCACACCGGCAGCTTCTCGCCGGTCAGCGGGTGGACGACGAACAGGCCGGTGGGCAGGCCCTTCTTTTCCTGGGTGGCGATGTCCGCTTCGGCCACGCCGCCACGCTTGCACTCGTCGATGAAGGCCTGCAGCTCGGGGTTGTCCTGGGCGGCGATGCTCGCCAGGTGATGCTCGGCGGCCACGGCGACGTAGGTAGCGCCCATGAGGGTGTCCGGGCGGGTGGTGAAGACCTTCAGTGCGCCGCTCTCGCCGATGCTGTCGGCGTCGAAGGGGAAGCTGACTTCCATGCCGCGGGACTTGCCGATCCAGTTGCGCTGCATGGTCTTGACCTGCTCGGGCCAGCCATCCAGTTCGTCCAGGCTGCTCAGCAGTTCATCCGCGTAGGCGGTGATCTTGAAGTAGTACATGGGGATTTCGCGCTTCTCGATCAGCGCGCCGCTGCGCCAGCCGCGGCCGTCGATGACCTGCTCGTTGGCCAGCACGGTCTGGTCCACCGGGTCCCAGTTGACGGTGCCGTTCTTGCGATAGATCACGCCTTTCTCGAACAGGCGGGTGAACAGCCACTGCTCCCAGCGGTAGTAGTCCGGCTTGCAGGTGGTGACTTCGCGCGACCAGTCGATGGCCAGGCCAAGGCTCTTGAGCTGGGTCTTCATGTAGTCGATGTTTTCGTAGGTCCACTTGGCCGGGGCGACCTTGTTCTTCATCGCGGCGTTTTCCGCCGGCATGCCGAAGGCGTCCCAGCCCATGGGCTGCAGCACGTTCTTGCCCTGCATACGCTGGTAGCGGGCGATCACGTCGCCGATGGTGTAGTTGCGCACGTGGCCCATGTGCAGCTTGCCGCTCGGGTAGGGGAACATCGACAGGCAATAGAAGGTGTCCTTGCCCGGCTGTTCACTCACTACAAAGGATTTCTGCGCGTCCCAGTGGGACTGCGCGGCGGCTTCGATTTCGCGTGGCTGATACTGTTCGTGCATGGCTACTGGCGCTAGGGAATGGAGGCTTGCGGGAAACGCCGTAGCATACATGACCCCCCTTGACTGAGGGAAACCTTGATTGCTTGGGCCGGGTACAGCGTCTGCCGTTGGTCGCCAGGCGGCTCCGGCTGGGGGGCGGCCGCTAAGCTTGTTGTAGGGCTGTTCAATAAAGCCCAGCGTGAGGTGAGTGGATGGGCGAGTTGAGGCGAACGCATGGAGGCGGGGGTTTGTACGAGCGGCTATTGCAACGCCTCGCCCTAGCGCTGGATGAGGCCGAGAGCGTAGGGCGGGTCTCCGCCGAGGCCCCGGGCGAACTGGAGTTGCACGGCCTGACCGAGGCTGAACTGGAGTTGATTCGCGCCTATCTGGATCATGACCTGAACTGGCTGCGCGGCTGGCACGCCGCGGCGGCGGAGCTGGCGCAGATCGAGCAGCTGCCGGTGCGTGCGGCCAAGGCCGGACGCCCCCTGGAAAACGCGGTCAGCCGCGCCCTCGACAGGAGTCAGGGCTCCGCCAAGCAGCAGGTCCAGCTTTGCTGCGCCCTCTGCGGCGAGGATGTCGACTGGGGCCCTGGTCAGGGGGTTCAGGCCTGTAGGGCGTGCGGCTCGCAGCTGTTTCGCGCGCGCGACCGCTATCAATAGTCTGTTCTCCGACGACTTGCGCGTTCCCGGATCCGGCTCGGGTCGTTGGTCGTCGAACTGCTGGTAGGCTTGGCGTCCCAGTGGAGGGTGGCCCATGCCGATTCGCTATTTCCTGAAACAACTGCTTATGCCGCCAGGCGTGTTGCTGCTCCTGTTGCTGGCGGGCTGGTGGCTGCGTCGGCGCTGGCCGCGAACCGCGACCGGCTGCTTTGTCCTTGGCTTTGCCGGGCTGTGGTTGATGTCCCTGCCAGTCACCGTGGAGTGGTCGGCGCGTCTGCTGGAGCGTGAGCCCGCGCTGGCCGAGGCGCACTGGCCTGAGTTGGCGCAGCAGGCCGAGGCCATTGTCGTGCTGGGTGGTGGTCGCGAGCGGGATGACCCGGCCTGGGGCGGCGATCAGCCGGCCTCCACGGCGCTGGAGCGCCTGCGCTATGCCGCGCGCCTGGCCAAGGCCTCGGGCCTGCCGGTACTGACCAGCGGCGGGCTGCATTTTGACCAGCCGCCCAGCGAAGCCGCGCTGATGGCGCAGGTGATGGCACGGGATCACGGCGTGGTCGTGCGCTGGCAGGAGGGCGGGAGTCGCACCACCTGGGAGAATGCCACCCATAGCGCCGACCTGTTGCGCCAGGCGGGCATCACCCGGGTGGTGCTGGTCACCCAGGCCTGGCACATGCCCAGGGCGCGCTGGTGTTTCGAGCAGCAGGGGCTGCAGGTGCGAGCGGCGCCGGTGGGCTTTCTCGGGGTGGCCGGCGACCGCCCCGGTGGCGGCTGGCTGCCCGAGGGCAAGGCGCTGTGGCAGAGCACGCAGCTGCTCAACGAGGCGATCGGGTTGCTCGCCTACCCCATGTTCTACGGCCAGGCCGCCAGCGAGTGACGGCCTAGACCGTCCTGGCCATGCGGCTGGCCAGCAGCGCCCAGCCCAGCAGCAGGGCGCAGAGGATCACCAGGGGCCAGGCGCGCCACTGCAGGTAGGGCGTCAACTGCTGCATCGGCTGCACTTCGCCATAGAGCACGCCGCGCTCGAACTGTGGCAGTTGGGCGCTGATCCGGCCGAAGGGGTCGATCAGCACGGTCATGCCGTTGTTGGTCGCGCGGATCATCCAGCGGCCCGCCTCGAGGGCGCGCATCTGCGCCATCTGCAGGTGCTGCAGGGGGCCGATCGAGCTGCCGAACCAGGCATCGTTGCTCACCGTCAGCAGCAGCTCGCTGCGGGCGGCCAGGCTGGCCGCGAACTCCGGATAGACCACCTCGTAGCAGATATAGGTGGCGATGCTGTGGCCCTTGGCCTGCAGCAGCGGTTGTTCGGCCGAGCCGCGGGCAAAGTCGGACATCGGCAAGTCGAAGAAGGCGATCAGCCCGCGCAGCAGTTCCTGCAGGGGCACGTATTCGCCGAAGGGCACCAGCTTCTGCTTCAGGTAATCGCCGCTGCCGTCGCCGACCACGCTGACCGCGTTGTAGTAGCGCGGCTCGCCGCGCGCGTTGGCCTGGCGGATCGGCACGCCGGTGATCAGCGCGGCGCCCCGCTCGCGGGCGAAGCGATCCATCACGCCGAGATAGCCAACCGCCTGCTCCTTGAGCACGGGTACGGCGGTTTCCGGCCAGACGATAAGGTCGGTGGGGCGGGCAGTGAAACTCAGGTCACGGTAAAGCGCCAGTTGGGCGTTGAGCTGGGCCGGATCCCATTTCAGGTTCTGCGGCACGTTGCCCTGCATGGCGGCGACCTTGAGCGGCTCGCCGGTTGCCCTGGTCCAGGCGCGGTCCTTGAGTGCGGCGCCGGCGATCCAGGGGCCGACCAGCAGCACCAGGCCGGCGACCAGCAAGGGCGCGCGGCCACGCAGCCGGATCAGGTTGACCAGCAGCGCGGCGGACAGCGCCAGGACGAAGGACACCAGCCAGACACCGCCCAGCGGGGCGAGGCCGGCCAGCGGTGCGTCGAGTTGGCTGTAGCCGGCATAGAGCCAGGGGAAGCCGGTGAGGAACCAGCCGCGAAAGGCTTCCTGGGCCAGCCACAGGGCGGCGAAGGCCAGGGCGTCGGCCAGGGGCGCCTCGACGCGGCGCAGCCAGCGCGCCCACAACCAGGCGGCGAGGGCGAAGAACAGGCCCAGGCCGGCGACGAAGCCCAGGGTTAGCAGTGCGGCCAGGGGCGGCGAGGCGGCGCCGTAGTCGTGGATGCTGACGTAGACCCAGCTGGTGCCGGCGGCGAACAGGCCGAAGCCGTAGCACCAGCCGCGCCAGGCGGCCTGGCGCGAGTGCAGGTCGCGCAGGCCGAGGTAGAACAGGGCGATGGACAGGATCGCCAGGGGCCACAGGTCGAAGGGGGCGAGGGCCAGAGGCGTGATGGCGCCGGCGGCCAGGGCGATCAGGTTGCCCGGCCAGCCGGGGCGAGTTATCCAGTGCATCGCGTGCAGGTCCTTGGATTGGGGTCGGGCAAGGGTAGAGCGGAACGCGGGAGGGGGGAAGCAGGGCGGGCGATGCCGCTCCTGTCGGCCGGTGGTGGGGCGGCGACAGGAGCGTAGCCTGAGCCTCAGCGCATCAACGGCGTCAAACGCAGCAGGTGGATGCGCCGGCTGTCGGCATTGAGCACGCGGAAGCGGAATTCGCCGATCTCGGTCACCTCGTTGCGCTTGGGCAGGTGGCCGAAGGCGCTCATCACCAGGCCGCCGACGGTGTCGAACTCGTCATCGGAGAACTGCGTCTCGAAGGCTTCGTTGAAGTTGTCGATCGGGGTCAGTGCCTTGACCAGGAAGTCGCCGCTGGGCAGCGGTTTGACGTAGCTGTCTTCCTCGACATCGTGCTCGTCCTCGATGTCGCCGACGATCTGCTCGAGCACGTCCTCGATGGTCACCAGGCCGGCGACACCGCCGTATTCGTCGATCACCACCGCCATGTGGTTGTGATTGGCGCGGAATTCGCGCAGCAGCACGTTGAGGCGCTTGGACTCGGGGACGAAGGTCGCCGGGCGCAGCAGGTCCTTGATGTTGAAGTTGGACTGCTCGTCCTGCAGCACCAGGGGCAGCAGGTCCTTGGCCAGCAAAATGCCGATCACGTCGTCGAGGCTTTCGCCGATCACCGGGTAGCGCGAGTGAGCCGCGTCGATGATCGACGGCAAAAACTCCTTGGGCGTCTGGCTGGCCTTGATGCTGATCATCTGCGAGCGGG
The genomic region above belongs to Pseudomonas benzenivorans and contains:
- a CDS encoding HlyC/CorC family transporter; the protein is MSEDRSSNEQKSWLNKLTQAFAHEPKNRQELLEVLRDAHQNKLLDSEALAIVEGAIQVADLQVRDIMVPRSQMISIKASQTPKEFLPSIIDAAHSRYPVIGESLDDVIGILLAKDLLPLVLQDEQSNFNIKDLLRPATFVPESKRLNVLLREFRANHNHMAVVIDEYGGVAGLVTIEDVLEQIVGDIEDEHDVEEDSYVKPLPSGDFLVKALTPIDNFNEAFETQFSDDEFDTVGGLVMSAFGHLPKRNEVTEIGEFRFRVLNADSRRIHLLRLTPLMR
- a CDS encoding YdcF family protein, which codes for MPIRYFLKQLLMPPGVLLLLLLAGWWLRRRWPRTATGCFVLGFAGLWLMSLPVTVEWSARLLEREPALAEAHWPELAQQAEAIVVLGGGRERDDPAWGGDQPASTALERLRYAARLAKASGLPVLTSGGLHFDQPPSEAALMAQVMARDHGVVVRWQEGGSRTTWENATHSADLLRQAGITRVVLVTQAWHMPRARWCFEQQGLQVRAAPVGFLGVAGDRPGGGWLPEGKALWQSTQLLNEAIGLLAYPMFYGQAASE
- the lnt gene encoding apolipoprotein N-acyltransferase, whose amino-acid sequence is MHWITRPGWPGNLIALAAGAITPLALAPFDLWPLAILSIALFYLGLRDLHSRQAAWRGWCYGFGLFAAGTSWVYVSIHDYGAASPPLAALLTLGFVAGLGLFFALAAWLWARWLRRVEAPLADALAFAALWLAQEAFRGWFLTGFPWLYAGYSQLDAPLAGLAPLGGVWLVSFVLALSAALLVNLIRLRGRAPLLVAGLVLLVGPWIAGAALKDRAWTRATGEPLKVAAMQGNVPQNLKWDPAQLNAQLALYRDLSFTARPTDLIVWPETAVPVLKEQAVGYLGVMDRFARERGAALITGVPIRQANARGEPRYYNAVSVVGDGSGDYLKQKLVPFGEYVPLQELLRGLIAFFDLPMSDFARGSAEQPLLQAKGHSIATYICYEVVYPEFAASLAARSELLLTVSNDAWFGSSIGPLQHLQMAQMRALEAGRWMIRATNNGMTVLIDPFGRISAQLPQFERGVLYGEVQPMQQLTPYLQWRAWPLVILCALLLGWALLASRMARTV